In one Solanum lycopersicum chromosome 11, SLM_r2.1 genomic region, the following are encoded:
- the LOC138339274 gene encoding uncharacterized protein, which translates to MEGEQVLLKVSPVKGVMRFGKKGKLSQRYVGPFEVLKRVGEVAYELALPLRLSGVHPVFHVSMLKRYHGDGKYIIRWDSVLLDKNLSYEGEPVAILDREVRKLRSREIASIKVQ; encoded by the coding sequence atggagggtgagcaagttttGCTTAAGGTTTCGCCcgtgaaaggggtgatgaggtttggtaagaaaggtAAGCTTAGTCAAAGGTAtgttggtccatttgaagttctgaagcgcgtgggggaggtagcttatgaattggccTTGCCCCTacgactgtcaggagtgcatccggtatttcatgtgtctatgttgaaaagataccatggggatggaaaatacattattcgttgggattcagttctacTTGAtaagaatttgtcttatgaggggGAGCcagttgctattttagatagagaagtccgcaagctgaggtcaagggagattgcatcaatcaaagttcaatga